One segment of Magnetospirillum sp. 15-1 DNA contains the following:
- a CDS encoding STAS domain-containing protein: MQYTIKAAGDGADIHLRGRLTFAEAADFPKVLAELDKVGKGHWDIRLGELTFIDSTGMSLFVHIYDSANAAGTKVVIHGATGPVREALDRAAFQTLFEFR, from the coding sequence ATGCAGTACACCATCAAGGCAGCGGGCGACGGGGCGGACATCCATCTCAGGGGACGCCTGACCTTCGCCGAGGCGGCGGATTTCCCCAAGGTCCTGGCGGAGCTGGACAAGGTGGGTAAAGGGCACTGGGACATCCGCCTGGGCGAGCTGACCTTCATCGATTCCACCGGCATGAGCCTGTTCGTCCATATCTACGACAGCGCCAACGCCGCCGGGACCAAGGTGGTGATCCACGGCGCCACCGGCCCGGTGCGCGAAGCCCTGGACCGCGCCGCCTTCCAGACCCTGTTCGAGTTCAGGTAA
- a CDS encoding enoyl-CoA hydratase — protein sequence MSEVDPILTRRDAGGIATLTLNRPAARNALSVALMTELEKALAAIAADASVKVVVLASAGPAFCAGHDLKEMRALTGRDEVAAVFALCSRVMTAVVRLPQPVIAKVHAMATAAGCQLVASCDLAYASTDAKFAAPGVNIGLFCSTPMVALSRAVGRKQAMEMLLSGVPVDAATAERWGLVNRVVPAEALDGAVAEMAGLIAAKSPYTLKVGKEAFYRQLEMGLDDAYAHASQVMTENMLAMDAAEGIDAFLEKRQPVWRGC from the coding sequence ATGTCCGAGGTCGACCCCATCCTGACGCGTCGTGACGCGGGCGGTATCGCCACCCTGACGCTCAACCGTCCGGCGGCGCGCAATGCCCTGTCGGTGGCGCTGATGACCGAGCTGGAAAAGGCCCTGGCCGCCATCGCCGCCGATGCCTCGGTCAAGGTGGTGGTGCTGGCCTCCGCTGGTCCCGCCTTCTGCGCCGGGCACGATCTCAAGGAAATGCGCGCCCTGACCGGCCGCGACGAGGTGGCGGCGGTGTTCGCCCTGTGCTCGCGGGTGATGACCGCCGTGGTGCGCCTGCCCCAGCCGGTCATCGCCAAGGTCCATGCCATGGCGACGGCGGCCGGCTGCCAGCTGGTGGCCAGTTGCGATCTGGCCTATGCCTCGACCGATGCCAAATTCGCCGCGCCGGGGGTCAATATCGGGCTGTTCTGCTCGACCCCCATGGTGGCCCTGTCCCGCGCCGTGGGGCGCAAGCAGGCCATGGAGATGCTGCTGTCGGGAGTGCCGGTCGATGCCGCCACGGCCGAGCGGTGGGGGCTGGTCAACCGCGTGGTGCCCGCCGAGGCGCTGGACGGTGCCGTCGCCGAGATGGCCGGGCTGATCGCCGCCAAGTCGCCCTATACCCTCAAGGTGGGCAAGGAGGCGTTCTATCGCCAGTTGGAGATGGGCCTGGACGACGCCTATGCCCATGCCTCGCAGGTGATGACCGAGAACATGCTGGCCATGGATGCCGCCGAGGGCATCGACGCCTTCCTGGAAAAGCGCCAGCCGGTGTGGCGCGGCTGCTGA